The genome window CTAATgaattttgcttatttgttttcacggttcaacgtccctaaaactttttgaagcaACTGAAAGAAAATCTTAGAAAGTTGCAATTTTCGGGGATGAAGAGACCAGAATGGGCCTAGGAGGGAAGGAATGTTCTCATTTTCATGTGCTTGGTACTTTGGCAGTAAATACCAAACGATTAGTCAGTAAAAAGTATCAAACGGTTGTCATTAAATAGAGGCTCATCATTGCTTGCTGATTTTGCCGGCATTTGTTTTCCTGATTATGCAAGCTAAAGTGTAAAAAACTGTGAATAAGCAAGCAAGAAATGTTAACAAATTGTCAAACAAccgttagtaaaaaaaaagtcaaaaagtcaaacaatttGAAGCAAAATCAGCTGTTGGTCTATCAATGTTTGATTATTTCTCCAGTTTGATTACTCTTGTGATTATGCACATTCAGagctaatttttattatttgagttAGTAAAACGATTCAATTCTATGATTTACccctaattttgttatttttttttttgttatctctCTCtcctttcttcatttttctgtGTTAGATTGTTTGGCATTAGTACATTGTTAATATAATTTAGAATTAGAGATGTTTTTTTCCTATAACTACACTGGTTTGTTGCTGTAATGAGTTCTTAGCAATAGTAATCTTGtataagagaaaataaataaatagaatatattttttagctgTTACATCAGAGTGAAATAATGGAAGAATCGGTTTTAGGATATTTGACTGTATTTAAAGACTTATCTTTTgcacagagggggggggggagttattTTAGGTATACAAAGTATAGTAAAACTATCCTCAACTCAAAACCATACTTTCTAACAGTGTGTATTCGTGAAAGAAAGGATAATGGCTATTGAAAAATAGGAACTTGTATACTACATCAGAACCAAATATTGTGTTGGACCAATCATTACAGCTCTCTTATATAGAGGGAATGAGGTATAAGTTTTGACAAAAGGTGTGTCGCATTCGCCTTTTGAATGACCGTGGCTGATTTGACATTAGTTTATGTTTTAGATTAGACAAATATTTATCTCAACCATACGATCAATAACAGTATGTGGCACGAAATTTTGcgatggattttttttagtagGATTCCAATAACCTAAAAACAATCTCAAAAGTTGACCTCAGGTAGTTCGGGGCTCTGTATTCATTACCATCTTGTAAAGAAAATAGGTATTaaccttaaaaaatataataagtgACTGAATCTTATAGTAGCCGACtcacaaaaaacttttaatttaatgaatGACAATGCATTGGTAGAAAAGCTGTTCAATGCATTTCAAATTGATTTCTATTTCCTTAGAATAATTGTATGTTTTTCCATTAGAGCACAAGTAGTTAAATGCCTAAATGTATTTTCCAATCCTTGCCCAACGTTCCGTGATGTGCCCAAGGAATTTATTGATAATCCAACTGTCGTAGACCgttggaaaattttaaaaagtagccGAATGGATATGCAGGAACCGATAATAAATGAAGCTGATGCTAAGGATATGACATTCAGTTCTCTAAAATCAACAATTTTACAGGAATTAATTTCGttaaaacttcttcttctttcggTCTTTTCCCCCTTGAAATGTGGGTTAATGCTATTAAGTGTTGGGTGTTACCGTCCCGAGTAATCTAAAGTGAGATTGTCATATTAATGATATTGTACAGTTTGTAAGTGCCATATTCTCCATCCTTAAGATCcgtaaaaaatgtaaatgtcATGAATCGCACTGTGAGGATTTTCCTCGTATTTTTACGCCCGATCTTTGAGTGATCACCTTTCGAACCCAATGAGAAATCCCCTGACGAATGCCCTAACGAGGACAGGCGAGGTTTAAAATCTAGTGCTTTTCCGGTGCCATGAGAGGACTTGGCGTCTCTTCTTCGTCATAAGCTCCTTTCTCATCNNNNNNNNNNNNNNNNNNNNNNNNNNNNNNNNNNNNNNNNNNNNNNNNNNNNNNNNNNNNNNNNNNNNNNNNNNNNNNNNNNNNNNNNNNNNNNNNNNNNttttttagcttttaattaCAAACTTTCTCTTATTTACTATCTACTATCatattcttattcatttaatcACTCCTTTTCTCTCTGTTCTTTGcacttcctctttttttattaatggttCATTTAAGCACCAAGCAATAATTTGCTTCCAGCTTTTTAATCTCAGAGTCTTTAATTTGTCAGAGTTCTCTCatataaatatttgtatttacttTTCTCTTATAGGGGAAAAACTACAGTGCAAGATAAACTGTCATCGCTCTAAAGGTTTGAGAGGCCTTGACATAAAATTGTGTGTCGGTAGCTTAACAGATCTGTTGTACTATATAGAttgattaaacttttttttcaatcgatttattttgttatttggaactaattatttttttagggttCAAAGATTcaatttagaaatattgaaaaaaaatgcgtttaatattttatttgtgaaaatttcTCCCTCCATAgttgaagaaattttattttatgtgagAACTTCAATTTTGACTGCACTCACTTCCATAATGATGAACCTTGCAAAAATTATTAGCGGTAAAACTGACGCCCTtaggcaaaaaatattttatttaaatgaaagcacTTGGCACGTcactaaaggttttttttagttttcggtaCTTGAATTCAACCACCTTCTGCTTTTAATTAAGTGACTTCGTTAGTAGTTTTGTAATTTATCATAATCTAAGCAGTTCAAAGATGTAAATCTACGTAATTATACAAAATTAAGccaaaattgtttcaaaaaattGCAATAATGCAGTTGGATCTTTTGAAGTGTATTGAGTTTAAAGTTAACGAAAGATAATTAATACACATAGAATAAATGGCATCCTGGAAAAATTTTATGATATAGATATTTTAGCAAGAAATTAGacgatgttttttcttaaatttagctGCCATTTAGCAAGATAAATGAAACTGAAGAATCATATGGATGCTATAGTATCATCGTAGGTTTGGTCCTTGGCCAAAATATGTGCTGTATTTGTTCGTGCAGATAATGGTAGTTGGTCGTGTTAATTGAAATGATCGACTAGTTTTTGTCTACCTCAAAAAGTTcttggtagcgaactgtaagtaaggagcgactggTGCTAATAGTTACCGAAGCTCTGAACTAGATTTCTCATAACAACATTCAGTTCAAAAGAACTGGCGTTTTATCGTCatcctaaatatataaaattcattaaatttaaaacaagccACCGAAAGTCGtgacactgaaaaaatttgcctgatttttgaaaacggGCTAATAATCTTTTTGAAAAGGGGCCATCAAAAAGGCTAATGATCCTTTTGGAAATTAAACCGTCAGATTCAGCCAAAGGACCATATTGCAGAAGTCTACCTgtaaaaatgcgaaattttgcCATTTTTCCGAGAAGAATGATCACAGAGCCGTGTTTATCTGCTTGTTTGTTTGCTGTTGAtgttcttgttttattttttgtgggcTAATACATCGAAGTCTAAGAGCTCAGAGTTTCTGCCCTGATTCTCTCTGATCCTGAAGACGATGATCCTTTAAAAGCACTCATAGTACGAGCTCCCTCAAACTCAGAAACAGAGTTCAATACAATTGAATTGAAACATGAGGTCTGAAATAGGATCTGAAATCACCGCTAGATGTTGCAGAGGAAGCAGTCGTCTtccctatattagcaaaataagagaTAATTTCCAGCTTaacatcttcttcttcttggacAGTTTTATTAATGACTATCAGCGTTGTTGGAACTGAAGACAGAGGGGGAGTAGGTATAAGAACCGAATTAATTCTATACCCTGTATTCCTAACATCCTTTCCAACAAtcagaaaatttcctatgatAATGCTGAGACTTGGCCTTCCGACACGAAGAATTAAATATACTTCTATAGGCCTTGGACTGTTGATGGTGAGTTGCTGATGATAAAGCCTTGGaaagcttttaaaaataattttaccttcataaGCTTTAATTAAGACCTGGAATCATCCACGAATTCAGCGGCGTCATTCACGGATTCCTTTTCGAAGTATGGGGCCCTGGTTTCTGATGGCAAACTTCTAGGATACCTTCTTTCACTAAAtcataaaagaaatcaaaagagtCGTTAAAATCTGATTCAGAAACCAATCTATCCCATGGCTGATCAGTCAGACGAGAATTAAGTAGACTCAGCTCAGTATCACCAAAACGGAAAAATGAGAGATTAGATGGCGAGGCTATTCGCTGCGCTTAATCAGCGTTCTTATATCGGGAAATAGTAAGGAAATGGAcagaaatatcactaaccaTCACCGAATTATCTAAGACatctagtgacgaaaaaatattatcaaaaaaagaCTCGTGTGTCTCAGTAACTTGCGTTGGTATACAAACTGAAGGTAGAGTTCCCAAAAAGTGCAtcatcgacaaaaaaaaattatagctgaagcggaattttgatccagcaggggttgttccctcctcaacgtcccgctctttacgctaaagtttgactctttctctcaattctactttgtaaaacagtaaataactttagcgtaaagagcgggacgttgaggaggaaacagcctctttcatgcacggagcaatttctgttcgttttaagttttaatgtcgctcctactttcagttaaaaaaaacttgtttttttttatttattttctgaacgtttttgaatcaatgcatgttttgattttagccctccgcagaggaataattaaaacgaaatttgtatatatattttttttggctaaatggctttctcatagtttgatcgaatgatattgagaaaaaaaggagcggggtaggaagcctagttgcccttcgatcttttggttacttaaaaagacaactagaacttttaattttttacgaatgtttttattagtaaaagatatacgtaacttataaattagcttacgtaacgaaatttgtatcctcatgtttttattacataaatgagggggttcaccccctcatcagtacctcgctctttacactaaaggttaaatttgtcccaattcattaagaatgacccgtgaatcacaaaggctgtagaataaataattgaaattacaaaaaatactttagcggaaatagcgaggtatttaggaagagatgaattTAGGATATGCGTAGcaatctctttttgtttttagttttaatgctggtcaattactttcagtggaaaaaacttttacgTTTTCATTGttccttaaaaaataatacttgaaAATCCAGCGCTATCTTATtagaatttctcttctcccatgacaagttcctccaaggaaagatcttcccacgtagccgcctcccctcaacccccaccctccccaaccaaaacatCCTTCTGAAAAGttatgtacacttccaaataaccattactgtatgtaaaggctggtcaaagtttgtaacttgcagccgctccctctggggactgtgggggagtaagtcagcaaAAAGACAAGGTTaccatgtttttcgactatgttaaacaaaatggctatttaaaaattttgatccgttgactttggaaaaaaatgagcaaggaaggggtcctaggtgccctccaatttttttgtgtcgcttaaaaagggcactagaacttttaatttccgttagaatgagccctctcgagacactctaggaccacttggtcgaaacgatcacccctggggaaaaaacgcgcaccaacaaataaacacgcacccgtgaccggtcttctggccaaaaacactaagttccacatttttgtagatcggagcttgaaacttctacagtaggatcctctgatacgctgaatctgatggtgtgattttcgttaagattcaatgacttttaggtggtgtttccccctattttccaaaacaaggcaaattttctcaggctcgtaacttttgataagcaagactaaatttaatgaaacttgtatatttaaaatcagcatgaagattcgattcttttgatgtatctattagtatcaaattttcgtttttttgaacttcgtttactattgagccgggttactCCTTACCCTTGTTTGATATGATCTATTGCTAGTCAATTTTCCCAATAAGATCAATTTCattagttaaaattaataacaGATTTTTAGTGTCAGGcccaaaaatttgaatttcgtaaaaataaaatatgtatacTTTTTCCTATGATAAATTATTGTGTACCGTTTGTGACATTCACATTACACCCTTTGTTGGTATGGGTATTTGAACCTTTGCATGCTGTTTCAAATAGTACAAATAGTGATTATAGTTTAATACTCTGTTTATCTATGACAAATAATGAAATAGCGGAGCTGTGTAAGTCCAACACAACAGTCACCGCAACATCTAAATATATCTATGACGATTATTGATAGTTAAATACTAAAGCATGCACAGGAAAAAGAAAACgtttttcttttggtaattggTACAGTTAAAccgagattttttttatgagccGATTATCAAGTTTTCTTAGCAGGGTAGGGATTTCCCCTGAAATAAAGAATTAGTACCTCAACCGATGAAAAAATGTCAACcattaaataataaactaatttttgactttttaagttttacaaaataatgacCAAGTACAAActaaatatatttgcatataggAAACAAAACTTTAATCATCTTTATCACTATATGAAAACGTTGAGATATAATCCAGATTTAAAATGAATTATGCTTGTTATCTCGGTTGAGTTTACCAAACTGGAATTTTACACTTAATTGTAAACCTTAGGACCTTATCTTTATCCAAGATCATAATCAGGATAGCATCTTTCAAAGATAAAAACCGTAATGGAGACCACTAACATAAAAAGCCAGGCTATAAACGGCGcttgaaaacttttcaaattaaacTTCTTTTCCTCATAAAGATCAGGTTGGAAGCTTTCATACTTTTTCTTAGCTATAAGGACAGCCTCTTTAGTCCAGAACTGATGTAGGCCACTTCCAAAAAGACGAATAGAGATATTTGAGAACGCGTCTGTGTAAATTGAGTTCTTTGGGGCCAGTGCCACGTTTTGTGCCATTGCTATATCTTGTTTCACAATATGAATTGTCGGGTTATTAAATCTGTCTTTGTAGATTACTTGAGTATAGTAGCTTAGTATTCTTTCACTGTCTATACAAGCCCCTAGCCTTGCATTTACATAGGCGAACTGGTCGAAATTTTCGTCTGTTTTGTTGTATCTTTGCAAACTTTGGACCATGTAAGGATCAACAGAGTTTATATACAGATCATAATAGTCTGGAATTCCAGAAATTGTTAAATCTGACTCAGCAACTCGTTTGATTGAATCTATTGGGTCTTCTGGTATCGGTACAGACAAGTAGCTAATTATAGAAGATGTGAATGCGGCAGTTATGAAAAAGTAGGCTAGAATTCTTGATAGGTTAAATAACCTTGCTGGAGCAGGAGAATGATCGGTTGGCATGGTTCTTGCAACTAAAGCTccaaaattatatgttgctgAGAACCATATGTCTTTCCAGggattagttttattatttatcgGAAGAAAACACAGCTTGGCAATGATCCAATTAACCAAACCGCCAAAAATTATGCATAATCCAATAGCTATCCACGCTGCGTATCGAAACGGTAATACAAACGCATACCAATAAGGCTTTCTAGTTGGAGGGGGCACGGCAAATTTAACTCCATCCACTAAGTGAGGATAGATAAAATCTCTATACTCTTCTGCAATATCGGTTGCCCAATTTCCAGCTGATCCAAGGTGAACTTCCCCTCTTGCAACCAATCCCTTTTGAcctgaaatataaaatattttcttaatccTTTCATTTCTTGATCGTAATTCTATGATAAAGCGCCTGATATGAATTTgaatacagaaaagaacaagTTGTTTCTTAACATAAGGAAAAAGTGGCGTTAATACTTTAAAGGGACATATATTGTCCTATATATGAAGGTGACGGCCATTGCATAAACCACTCACTTTTTGCTCAAACTTGTTTAATCAAACTTAAAGTAGCCTCAGAATTAAtttatcaacccccccccccaatttatGAATCTCTTTTATTTCTACCTGAATCTTCACAGAAAGTTAGAggattttggaataaaaatgcacttttttaaGGCATTAGGAAACCCTCCCACCTAAATAATGACCCAATGGTTAAGCTCCATAATAGCTGATGCGAAT of Artemia franciscana chromosome 3, ASM3288406v1, whole genome shotgun sequence contains these proteins:
- the LOC136025282 gene encoding uncharacterized protein LOC136025282, with protein sequence MPTDHSPAPARLFNLSRILAYFFITAAFTSSIISYLSVPIPEDPIDSIKRVAESDLTISGIPDYYDLYINSVDPYMVQSLQRYNKTDENFDQFAYVNARLGACIDSERILSYYTQVIYKDRFNNPTIHIVKQDIAMAQNVALAPKNSIYTDAFSNISIRLFGSGLHQFWTKEAVLIAKKKYESFQPDLYEEKKFNLKSFQAPFIAWLFMLVVSITVFIFERCYPDYDLG